The Lutibacter sp. A64 genome segment TTAGACGGAGATTTATTTAATTCAGGTGTACGCCCGGCTATTAACGTAGGTATTTCAGTATCTCGTGTAGGTGGTAACGCTCAAATTAAATCAATGAAAAAAGTAGCAGGTACATTAAAATTAGATCAAGCGCAATTTCGTGAACTAGAAGCGTTTGCTAAATTTGGTTCTGATTTAGATGCAGCTACAATGAATGTGATTTCAAAAGGACAACGCAATGTTGAAATTTTAAAACAAGCACAAGCAGATCCATTTAAAGTTGAAGATCAAATTGCAATTATTTATGCAGGTTCTAAAAATTTATTAAGAAATGTTCCTGTTGAAAAAGTTAAAGAATTTGAAAGCGATTATATTCAATTATTAAATGCTAAACATAGAGATACATTAGATACTTTAAAAGCTGGTAAATTAACAGATGAAGTAATTGATGTTTTAACAGTTGCAGCAAAAGAAGTTTCAGAAAAATACGCTTAATTAAGATTTTTTAGTATTTAGTATTGAGTTTTTTCTCAATACTAAATATTCACTAGATACCAGATATAAATGGCAAACTTAAAAGAAATACGTAACAGAATTACATCCATTGGTTCAACAATGCAAATTACCAGTGCCATGAAAATGGTATCGGCTGCAAAGTTGAAAAAAGCACAAGATGCAATTACACAAATGCGTCCGTATGCCGAAAAACTCACAGAACTTTTACAAAGTTTAAGTACAACTTTAGAAGGTGAAGTAGGTGGCGTTTATTCTGAACAAAGAGAAGTTTCAAAAGTATTATTAGTTGTAATTACATCTAATAGAGGTTTATGTGGTGGTTTTAACTCTTCTATAATTAAAGAAACTGCAAAATACATTAAAAATTCTTACAGCGGTAAACAAGTTGAACTTCTAACAATTGGTAAAAAAGGAAATGATATTTTAGCTAAGAAACATACTGTTATTGAAAATAATAACGATATTTTTGATGAATTAACATTTGAAAATGTTGCTGTTATCGCTAACAAAATAATGGATATGTATGCTGAAGGTGATTACGATAAAGTTGAATTAATTTACAATAGATTTAAAAATGCTGCAACACAAATAACTACGGTAGAGCAATTTTTACCTATTGAACCAATGAAAGAAGGTGAAGTTACTTCAAATGCTGATTATATATTTGAGCCATCTAAAGCTGAAATTGTATTAGAATTGATTCCTAAATCATTAAAAACTCAATTATACAAAGCACTTAGAGATTCTTTTGCATCTGAACACGGCGCTCGTATGACTGCAATGCATAAGGCAACTGATAA includes the following:
- the atpG gene encoding ATP synthase F1 subunit gamma, translated to MANLKEIRNRITSIGSTMQITSAMKMVSAAKLKKAQDAITQMRPYAEKLTELLQSLSTTLEGEVGGVYSEQREVSKVLLVVITSNRGLCGGFNSSIIKETAKYIKNSYSGKQVELLTIGKKGNDILAKKHTVIENNNDIFDELTFENVAVIANKIMDMYAEGDYDKVELIYNRFKNAATQITTVEQFLPIEPMKEGEVTSNADYIFEPSKAEIVLELIPKSLKTQLYKALRDSFASEHGARMTAMHKATDNATDLRDELLLTYNKARQAAITNEILEIVGGAEALNN